A region of Massilia sp. WG5 DNA encodes the following proteins:
- a CDS encoding cytochrome c, giving the protein MNRVFPPAAGAAIVKSLLLATLAFAGSASAADAAHGAAVKADPAKGGSLYDTGDNARGIPACASCHGANGNSTIVANPKLAGQAEAYIHKQLVDFTTPNRQQPVMTTYAKMLSDEEKTNIAAWLSTQQPKQGAARNKDTIELGRKIYRGGIADRGVAACASCHGATGSGIPAQYPRLAGQHQDYTFTQLQAFKTGARNNSPQMGALAKRMSDEEMKAVADYIAGLK; this is encoded by the coding sequence ATGAATCGTGTGTTTCCCCCGGCCGCCGGCGCGGCAATCGTAAAGTCCTTGCTGCTCGCGACCCTGGCATTCGCCGGTAGCGCCTCGGCAGCCGACGCGGCCCATGGCGCCGCAGTAAAAGCCGATCCTGCCAAGGGCGGTTCCCTGTACGACACCGGCGACAACGCACGCGGCATCCCGGCCTGCGCCTCCTGCCATGGCGCCAACGGCAACTCCACCATCGTCGCCAATCCCAAGCTCGCCGGCCAGGCCGAAGCCTACATCCACAAGCAACTGGTCGACTTCACGACCCCGAACCGCCAGCAGCCGGTGATGACCACCTACGCCAAGATGCTGAGCGACGAAGAGAAAACGAATATCGCCGCCTGGCTCTCGACCCAGCAGCCCAAGCAGGGCGCGGCGCGCAACAAGGACACCATCGAACTGGGCCGCAAGATCTATCGCGGCGGCATCGCCGACCGCGGCGTGGCCGCCTGCGCCAGCTGCCACGGCGCCACCGGTTCCGGCATCCCGGCCCAGTATCCGCGCCTGGCAGGCCAGCACCAGGATTACACCTTCACCCAGCTGCAGGCCTTCAAGACCGGTGCGCGCAACAACAGCCCGCAGATGGGCGCACTGGCCAAGCGCATGTCGGACGAGGAAATGAAAGCCGTTGCCGACTACATCGCCGGCCTGAAGTAA
- a CDS encoding YafY family protein: protein MYRPTTRVLALLELLQTHGRMSGAELAPRLGVDRRTLRRYVGKLEDIGIPITAERGRAGGYALMPGFKLPPMMFTEDETLALSLGLLAARGLGLAEAAPAVASAQAKLERVMPDQLKQRVRAVDETVRLEAGSAAAAGSSNRALVALTGAAQACRRVVLHYRNQDGAASVRRFDPFGVAFRHGRWYAAGMCHLRRELRSFRLDRVAAVEPLDEHFERPAGFDPMAHLVQSLATLPRAFTIEVLLKTDLVSARAHLFAEAGVLVDTAEGVVVHNQSDELDWFARQLAGMPFDFEIRHPPELHAAVGDCVRRLLRCSAASSSG from the coding sequence ATGTACCGTCCGACCACACGCGTTCTCGCCCTGCTGGAGCTGCTGCAGACCCATGGCCGCATGAGCGGGGCCGAGCTGGCGCCGCGGCTCGGCGTGGACCGCCGCACCTTGCGCCGCTATGTGGGCAAGCTGGAGGACATCGGCATCCCGATTACCGCGGAACGCGGCCGCGCAGGTGGCTATGCGCTGATGCCCGGCTTCAAGCTGCCGCCGATGATGTTCACGGAGGACGAGACGCTGGCGCTGTCGCTGGGCCTGCTCGCTGCACGCGGGCTCGGCCTGGCCGAAGCGGCGCCCGCGGTGGCCAGCGCACAGGCCAAGCTGGAGCGCGTCATGCCGGACCAGCTGAAGCAACGCGTGCGCGCCGTCGACGAAACGGTGAGGCTGGAGGCGGGGAGTGCGGCGGCGGCGGGATCCAGCAACCGCGCACTGGTGGCGCTGACCGGCGCCGCCCAGGCCTGCCGGCGGGTGGTGCTGCATTACCGGAACCAGGACGGCGCGGCATCGGTGCGCCGCTTCGACCCCTTCGGCGTGGCCTTCCGCCATGGGCGCTGGTACGCGGCCGGGATGTGCCACCTGCGGCGCGAACTGCGCAGCTTCCGGCTGGACCGCGTGGCGGCGGTCGAGCCGCTCGACGAGCATTTCGAGCGCCCGGCAGGCTTCGATCCGATGGCCCACCTGGTGCAGTCGCTGGCCACCTTGCCGCGTGCCTTCACGATCGAGGTGCTGCTGAAGACCGACCTCGTCTCGGCGCGTGCGCACCTGTTCGCCGAAGCCGGGGTGCTGGTCGACACCGCCGAGGGCGTGGTGGTCCACAACCAGTCCGACGAACTGGACTGGTTCGCCCGCCAGCTGGCCGGCATGCCCTTCGATTTCGAGATCCGCCACCCTCCCGAGCTGCACGCGGCGGTGGGGGACTGCGTGCGGCGCCTGCTGCGCTGCAGTGCTGCAAGCTCATCCGGCTAG
- the ccsB gene encoding c-type cytochrome biogenesis protein CcsB, translating into MSQATQPRSTPSSPASQAAYTQPPGFFKRLGAIDWLYGAGLLAAALFALQRFGSFMDVYEQAILVLAAPTFALLGWHWKPVRWLIPLIAVLSLWGVSLYGGALDAANQKFFLKYMLSSQSAILWMSALFVFSTVFYWIGLAARSPFGASVGSKLCWAAVVLGFTGMMVRWYESYLIGSDVGHIPVSNLYEVFILFSMITALFYLYYEQRYATRQLGPFVLLVISAAVGFLLWYTVARDAAEIQPLVPALQSWWMKIHVPANFIGYGTFALAAMVGSAYLLKSHGILADRLPSLEVLDDVMYKSISVGFAFFTVATILGALWAAEAWGGYWSWDPKETWALIVWLNYAAWLHMRLMSGLRGRAAAWWALIGLVVTTFAFLGVNMFLSGLHSYGKL; encoded by the coding sequence ATGTCGCAAGCAACCCAACCCCGCAGCACCCCGTCGTCGCCGGCCTCGCAGGCGGCTTATACGCAACCGCCGGGCTTCTTCAAGCGCCTGGGCGCGATCGACTGGCTGTACGGCGCCGGCCTGCTGGCGGCCGCGCTGTTCGCGCTGCAGCGCTTCGGCAGCTTCATGGACGTCTACGAACAGGCGATCCTGGTGCTGGCCGCGCCCACCTTCGCCCTGCTGGGCTGGCACTGGAAGCCGGTGCGCTGGCTGATCCCCCTGATCGCCGTGCTGTCGCTGTGGGGCGTGTCGCTGTACGGCGGCGCGCTCGATGCCGCCAACCAGAAATTCTTCCTCAAGTACATGCTGTCGAGCCAGTCCGCGATCCTGTGGATGAGCGCGCTGTTCGTGTTCTCGACCGTGTTCTACTGGATCGGCCTGGCGGCCAGGTCGCCGTTCGGCGCCAGCGTCGGCTCCAAGCTGTGCTGGGCCGCCGTGGTGCTGGGCTTTACCGGCATGATGGTGCGCTGGTACGAGTCCTACCTGATCGGCAGCGACGTCGGCCACATCCCGGTGTCGAACCTGTACGAAGTCTTCATCCTGTTCTCGATGATCACGGCGCTGTTCTACCTGTACTACGAACAGCGCTACGCCACCCGCCAGCTCGGCCCCTTCGTGCTGCTGGTGATCTCGGCCGCGGTCGGCTTCCTGCTGTGGTACACGGTGGCGCGCGACGCCGCCGAGATCCAGCCGCTGGTGCCGGCCCTGCAGAGCTGGTGGATGAAGATCCACGTGCCCGCCAACTTCATCGGCTACGGCACCTTCGCGCTGGCGGCCATGGTCGGCAGCGCCTATCTGCTGAAGTCGCACGGCATCCTGGCCGACCGCCTGCCCTCGCTCGAAGTGCTGGACGACGTGATGTACAAGTCGATCTCGGTCGGCTTCGCCTTCTTCACGGTGGCGACCATCCTCGGCGCACTGTGGGCGGCCGAGGCCTGGGGTGGCTACTGGTCCTGGGACCCGAAAGAAACCTGGGCCCTGATCGTCTGGCTGAACTACGCGGCCTGGCTGCACATGCGCCTGATGTCCGGCCTGCGCGGCCGCGCCGCCGCCTGGTGGGCGCTGATCGGCCTGGTGGTGACCACCTTCGCCTTCCTGGGCGTGAACATGTTCCTGTCCGGTCTCCACTCGTACGGCAAGCTTTGA
- a CDS encoding ATP-binding protein: MLDGGPEYRILIHAPVGKDARLIAELFGRAGIDCSVCADSGQLVGELRRGAGAVLVGDEAITPEFLLAMGHFIEHQQGWSDLPVLVMSRREAMSSGLQHRYLELGNVSLIERPAQGVTLVSAAQSALRARRRQYAMREVDQRKDEFLAMLGHELRNPLAPIRAASDLLRLPSLGPDRIRQTSEIISRQVKHMTGLIDDLLDLARVSRGLVSLDETLLDARQIVTSAVEQVRPLLDARHHRVSIGMPPGAAFVHGDQKRLVQILANVLNNAAKYTPEGGEIAVALHTDSDTVSYTVSDNGIGMAQQVIDHVFDMFAQAERSSDRSQGGLGIGLALVKNLVVLHGGQVSAYSEGMGKGSSFTVTLPRVAAPGHENAPAGHGAAPAQSHGLRLLVVDDNDDAGQMLGLYLESAGYRVTVVQSARAALDSARTQAYDACLLDIGLPDMDGNELARQLRQLPHMAPATLVAITGYGQEADRARTAAAGFDRHFVKPVDMEALLGVLSAA; encoded by the coding sequence ATGCTCGACGGCGGCCCGGAATACCGCATCCTGATTCATGCGCCGGTAGGAAAGGACGCAAGGCTGATCGCCGAACTGTTCGGCCGCGCCGGCATCGACTGCAGCGTATGCGCCGACTCCGGCCAGCTGGTCGGGGAGCTCCGGCGCGGGGCCGGGGCGGTGCTGGTCGGCGACGAGGCGATCACGCCCGAATTCCTGCTCGCCATGGGCCACTTCATCGAGCACCAGCAGGGCTGGTCCGACCTGCCGGTCCTGGTCATGAGCCGGCGCGAGGCCATGTCCTCCGGGCTGCAGCACCGCTACCTGGAACTCGGCAACGTCTCGCTGATCGAGCGGCCGGCGCAGGGCGTGACCCTGGTCAGCGCGGCGCAGTCGGCCCTGCGCGCGCGGCGCCGGCAATACGCGATGCGTGAAGTCGACCAGCGCAAGGACGAGTTCCTGGCCATGCTGGGGCACGAGCTGCGCAACCCGCTGGCGCCGATCCGGGCCGCGTCCGACCTGTTGCGCCTGCCGTCGCTGGGTCCGGACAGGATCCGCCAGACCAGCGAGATCATTTCACGCCAGGTCAAGCACATGACCGGGCTGATCGACGACCTGCTGGACCTGGCGCGGGTCTCGCGCGGCCTGGTCTCGCTCGACGAAACGCTGCTCGACGCCCGCCAGATCGTCACCAGCGCCGTCGAGCAGGTGCGGCCCCTGCTCGACGCACGCCATCACCGCGTGAGCATCGGCATGCCGCCCGGCGCCGCCTTCGTGCACGGCGACCAGAAGCGCCTGGTGCAGATCCTCGCCAACGTCCTGAACAACGCCGCCAAATACACGCCCGAGGGCGGCGAGATCGCCGTGGCCCTGCATACCGATAGCGACACCGTGAGCTATACCGTCAGCGACAACGGCATCGGCATGGCGCAGCAGGTGATCGACCATGTGTTCGACATGTTCGCGCAAGCCGAGCGCAGCTCCGACCGTTCCCAGGGCGGGCTCGGGATCGGCCTGGCGCTGGTGAAGAACCTGGTGGTCCTGCACGGCGGCCAGGTATCGGCGTACAGCGAGGGCATGGGGAAAGGCAGCAGCTTCACGGTGACCCTGCCGCGGGTGGCGGCGCCCGGCCACGAAAACGCGCCCGCGGGACATGGCGCGGCGCCGGCGCAATCGCATGGACTGCGCCTGCTGGTGGTCGACGACAACGACGACGCCGGCCAGATGCTCGGACTCTACCTGGAAAGCGCTGGCTACCGGGTGACGGTGGTGCAGAGCGCGCGCGCGGCGCTGGACAGCGCGCGCACGCAAGCCTACGACGCCTGCCTGCTCGATATCGGCCTGCCGGACATGGACGGCAACGAGCTGGCGCGGCAACTGCGGCAGCTGCCGCACATGGCGCCCGCCACCCTGGTCGCGATTACCGGCTACGGGCAGGAGGCGGACCGGGCCAGGACCGCCGCGGCGGGCTTCGACCGGCATTTCGTCAAGCCGGTCGACATGGAAGCCCTGCTGGGCGTACTCAGCGCAGCTTGA
- a CDS encoding LysE family translocator yields the protein MNATTTLWLYFVLVLGIIALPGLDMAYVLANALLGGRGAGLAAVAGIVAGGVCHIAMGALGVAAIVRLWPALFNLLLVAGAAYIGWIGWQLMRAGATTLELRTDTPRRPASSVFLKGMVTCLLNPKAYVFMLAVFPQFLKPAQGPIWPQAAALGLITAGTQAGVYGGVALLAHRAGGSLGASGLATRAVGVLLVGTGIVTVLQGWQA from the coding sequence GTGAACGCGACGACGACGCTGTGGCTGTATTTTGTGCTGGTGCTTGGCATCATCGCCCTGCCCGGGCTCGACATGGCCTATGTGCTGGCCAACGCACTGCTAGGGGGCCGCGGCGCCGGACTGGCCGCGGTGGCGGGCATCGTCGCCGGTGGGGTCTGCCATATCGCGATGGGTGCGCTCGGCGTGGCCGCCATCGTGCGACTGTGGCCGGCGCTGTTCAACCTGCTGCTGGTCGCGGGCGCCGCCTATATCGGCTGGATCGGCTGGCAGCTGATGCGCGCCGGCGCGACCACGCTGGAGCTGCGTACGGATACGCCGCGACGGCCTGCCTCGTCCGTGTTCCTGAAAGGGATGGTGACCTGCCTGCTGAATCCGAAAGCCTATGTGTTCATGCTGGCGGTCTTCCCGCAATTCCTCAAGCCGGCCCAGGGACCGATCTGGCCGCAGGCTGCCGCACTCGGCCTGATCACGGCCGGCACCCAGGCCGGCGTGTATGGCGGCGTCGCCCTGCTGGCGCACAGGGCCGGCGGCTCGCTCGGCGCCAGCGGACTCGCCACGCGTGCGGTCGGCGTGCTGCTGGTCGGCACCGGCATCGTCACCGTGCTGCAAGGGTGGCAGGCATGA
- the msrP gene encoding protein-methionine-sulfoxide reductase catalytic subunit MsrP — translation MLIKRNPNGIDLPFPSEITPREVYEGRRKFIAQIAATAALGSSLWELANREAFAQGSPAQKLAAARNAAFSTTEKQTSFEDATHYNNYYEFGTDKSDPAQNAHTLRTRPWTVQIDGEVKKPLTLDIDRLTKLAPLEERIYRLRCVEGWSMVIPWVGYSLANLIRQVEPTGNAKYVEFTTLADKRQMPGVGSRVLEWPYVEGLRMDEAMHPLTLLTVGMYGQVLPNQNGAPVRVIVPWKYGFKSAKSIVRIRFVRDQPRTAWNTVAPEEYGFYSNVNPNVDHPRWSQASERRIGEGGFFAPKRKTLMFNGYDQVASLYSGMDLKKYF, via the coding sequence ATGCTGATCAAACGAAACCCGAACGGTATCGACTTGCCGTTCCCATCTGAAATTACGCCGCGCGAAGTCTATGAAGGCAGGCGCAAGTTCATCGCGCAGATTGCCGCCACCGCCGCGCTGGGCTCCTCGCTGTGGGAACTCGCCAATCGCGAAGCCTTCGCGCAAGGGAGCCCCGCGCAAAAACTGGCCGCCGCCCGCAACGCCGCCTTCTCGACCACGGAAAAGCAGACCTCCTTCGAGGACGCGACCCACTACAACAACTACTACGAATTCGGCACCGACAAGTCCGACCCGGCGCAGAACGCGCATACCCTGCGCACGCGGCCGTGGACGGTGCAGATCGATGGCGAAGTCAAAAAGCCGCTGACCCTCGACATCGACCGCCTCACCAAGCTGGCGCCGCTGGAAGAACGCATCTACCGGCTGCGCTGCGTCGAAGGCTGGTCGATGGTGATCCCCTGGGTCGGCTATTCGCTGGCGAACCTGATCAGGCAGGTCGAGCCGACCGGAAATGCCAAGTACGTCGAATTCACGACCCTGGCCGACAAGCGCCAGATGCCGGGCGTCGGCAGCCGGGTGCTGGAATGGCCCTACGTCGAAGGCCTGCGCATGGACGAAGCCATGCACCCGCTGACCCTGCTCACGGTGGGCATGTACGGCCAGGTGCTGCCGAACCAGAACGGCGCGCCGGTGCGCGTGATCGTGCCCTGGAAGTACGGCTTCAAGTCGGCCAAGTCGATCGTCCGCATCCGCTTCGTGCGCGACCAGCCGCGCACCGCCTGGAACACGGTCGCGCCCGAGGAGTACGGCTTCTATTCGAACGTGAACCCGAACGTCGACCACCCGCGCTGGTCGCAGGCCAGCGAGCGCCGCATCGGCGAGGGCGGCTTCTTTGCGCCGAAGCGCAAGACCCTGATGTTCAACGGCTATGACCAGGTGGCGTCCCTGTATAGTGGGATGGACCTGAAGAAGTACTTCTGA
- a CDS encoding sulfite oxidase heme-binding subunit YedZ, translating into MTKNAPPRPAVGPAPKQLAAIKSAVFVLALLPFARIVWLTVQQVPVDPVEFVTHGTGDWALYLLCATLAITPLRRFTGWNWLVRLRRMLGLYTFFYALMHFLTFLWADHRFDFGAMWKDVLKRPFITVGFIAFVLLLPLAATSTNAMIKRLGRRWSQLHRLIYLIAPLAILHYWWMKAGKHNFEQPIVWGTVVAVLLGLRAYWSWSRTRQLTSTGSVRS; encoded by the coding sequence ATGACCAAGAACGCGCCCCCACGACCCGCCGTCGGCCCAGCGCCCAAGCAGCTCGCCGCGATCAAGAGCGCGGTGTTCGTGCTGGCGCTGCTGCCGTTCGCGCGTATCGTCTGGCTGACCGTCCAGCAGGTGCCGGTCGACCCGGTCGAGTTCGTCACCCACGGCACCGGCGACTGGGCCCTGTACCTGCTGTGCGCGACCCTGGCCATCACGCCGCTGCGCCGCTTCACCGGCTGGAACTGGCTGGTCCGCCTGCGGCGCATGCTGGGCCTCTACACCTTCTTCTATGCCCTGATGCACTTCCTGACCTTCCTGTGGGCCGACCACCGCTTCGACTTCGGCGCGATGTGGAAGGACGTGCTGAAGCGCCCCTTCATCACGGTCGGCTTCATCGCCTTCGTCCTGCTGCTGCCGCTGGCCGCGACCAGCACCAATGCCATGATCAAGCGCCTCGGCCGGCGCTGGTCCCAATTGCACCGCCTGATCTACCTGATCGCGCCGCTGGCGATCCTGCATTACTGGTGGATGAAGGCCGGCAAGCACAACTTCGAGCAGCCCATCGTCTGGGGCACGGTCGTCGCCGTGCTGCTCGGCCTGCGTGCGTACTGGAGCTGGAGCCGTACGCGTCAACTCACCTCAACCGGATCCGTCCGTTCCTGA
- a CDS encoding lipoprotein, with amino-acid sequence MILIVKSPFALPAFAAASLLLLSACGQPGPLYMPKPPVRGAATAPASPAVPAQTAPVPATTVSPPAPAAGMSQPPAGSNSNNTQAPSPTSPVPQQ; translated from the coding sequence GTGATTCTAATCGTGAAGTCCCCATTTGCGCTCCCGGCTTTTGCCGCCGCCTCGCTGCTGCTGCTGTCCGCCTGCGGCCAGCCCGGCCCGCTCTACATGCCCAAGCCGCCCGTGCGTGGCGCCGCAACGGCTCCGGCAAGCCCGGCCGTCCCCGCGCAAACCGCCCCGGTACCGGCCACCACGGTCAGCCCGCCGGCACCCGCCGCGGGCATGAGCCAGCCGCCCGCAGGATCGAATTCCAACAATACGCAAGCTCCCTCTCCTACTTCACCGGTTCCCCAACAGTAA
- a CDS encoding cytochrome c biogenesis protein ResB, whose product MSTTGIELKTRRRGLAEAVELVSSMRFAIALLVMLAIAAIIGTVMQQNKAAPDYVNQFGPFWFEIFRKLGLYTVYSAWWFLLMLAILILSTSLCIARNAPKMLRDMRSWRESVREESLRNFHHKSAWTTPGSAVALASRTAQRLGNAGYRVKLVDKPNGVLVAAKKGAANKFGYIFAHSAIVIILLGGLLDSDLPIRFQQWFMGKTPYTGGGLIAQIPPQHRLGLGNPSFRGNTMIPEGQSSATAILPQSEGVLIQELPFTIHLNKFIVDFYSTGMPKLFASEVTIRDHETGKTFPASIKVNQPLIYRGVAIYQSGIEDGGSKLKLTGYPMTGASDKAFPLDGEVGNATELKQGSEPYTVEWSGFRAFNVENTTANQKEGQDTRDVKKGESLEQQFARTLSQHTGSAAKNANNKDLKNVGPSVQYKLRDRTGQAREFMNYMQPVTLEGAEVYLAGVRANPSDPFSYLRIPSDDQHSVREWMRLRAALEDASLREEAARRYAERAMPQTKDDPALARQLQESAAKTLAIFAGDGEGRHAGNSNGGYLAVSQFLERIPAAEQEKAANVFMKMLNGAMWELWQAAHARAGEPPVAPTEAHGRFLQLATNALSDSFFYGAPVYLSLEDFTEVKASVLQVTRSPGKKVVYLGCLLLVLGIFSMFYIRERRIWVWVKEQDGDAHALMAMSTQRKTLDFEREFDDLKTRLPQAPEIGVS is encoded by the coding sequence ATGAGCACCACCGGAATTGAACTGAAAACGCGCCGCCGCGGCCTCGCCGAGGCGGTCGAGCTGGTGTCGTCGATGCGCTTCGCCATCGCCCTGCTGGTGATGCTGGCGATCGCCGCCATCATCGGCACGGTCATGCAGCAGAACAAGGCGGCGCCGGACTACGTCAACCAGTTCGGCCCGTTCTGGTTCGAGATCTTCCGCAAGCTGGGCCTGTACACCGTCTACAGCGCCTGGTGGTTCCTGCTGATGCTGGCGATCCTGATCCTCTCCACCAGCCTGTGCATCGCGCGCAATGCGCCTAAGATGCTGCGCGACATGCGCAGCTGGAGGGAAAGCGTGCGCGAGGAATCGCTGCGCAACTTCCACCACAAGAGCGCCTGGACCACGCCGGGCAGCGCGGTGGCGCTGGCCAGCCGGACCGCCCAGCGCCTCGGCAATGCCGGCTACCGCGTCAAGCTGGTCGACAAGCCGAACGGCGTGCTGGTGGCGGCCAAGAAGGGCGCCGCCAACAAGTTCGGCTATATCTTCGCGCACTCGGCGATCGTCATCATCCTGCTGGGCGGCCTGCTCGATTCCGACCTGCCCATCCGCTTTCAGCAATGGTTCATGGGCAAGACACCGTATACGGGCGGCGGTCTGATCGCGCAGATTCCGCCCCAGCATCGCCTCGGTCTCGGCAATCCCAGCTTCCGCGGCAACACCATGATCCCGGAAGGGCAGAGCAGCGCGACTGCCATCCTGCCGCAGTCGGAGGGCGTGCTGATCCAGGAACTGCCGTTCACGATCCACCTGAACAAGTTCATCGTCGACTTCTACTCGACCGGCATGCCCAAGCTGTTCGCCAGCGAGGTCACGATCCGCGATCACGAGACCGGCAAGACCTTCCCGGCCAGTATCAAGGTGAACCAGCCGCTGATCTACCGCGGCGTGGCCATCTACCAGTCCGGCATCGAGGATGGCGGCAGCAAACTGAAGCTCACCGGCTACCCGATGACGGGCGCGTCCGACAAGGCCTTCCCGCTCGATGGCGAAGTCGGCAACGCGACCGAGCTGAAACAGGGGAGCGAGCCCTACACCGTCGAGTGGTCGGGCTTCCGCGCCTTCAACGTCGAGAACACCACCGCCAACCAGAAGGAAGGCCAGGACACGCGCGACGTCAAGAAGGGCGAGTCGCTCGAGCAGCAGTTCGCGCGAACGCTGTCCCAACATACGGGCTCGGCCGCCAAGAACGCCAACAACAAGGACCTGAAAAACGTCGGCCCCAGCGTGCAGTACAAGCTGCGCGACCGCACCGGCCAGGCGCGCGAGTTCATGAACTACATGCAGCCGGTGACGCTCGAAGGGGCCGAGGTCTACCTGGCCGGCGTGCGCGCCAATCCGAGCGACCCCTTCAGCTACCTGCGCATTCCGTCGGACGACCAGCACAGCGTGCGCGAATGGATGCGCCTGCGCGCCGCGCTGGAAGACGCTTCCCTGCGCGAAGAAGCCGCGCGCCGCTATGCCGAGCGCGCCATGCCGCAGACGAAAGACGATCCTGCGCTGGCGCGCCAGCTGCAGGAATCGGCCGCCAAGACCCTGGCGATCTTTGCCGGCGACGGCGAAGGCCGGCACGCCGGAAACAGCAATGGCGGCTACCTGGCGGTCTCGCAATTCCTGGAGCGCATTCCGGCCGCCGAGCAGGAAAAGGCCGCCAATGTGTTCATGAAGATGCTCAACGGCGCCATGTGGGAGCTGTGGCAGGCTGCCCATGCGCGCGCCGGCGAGCCGCCGGTGGCGCCGACCGAGGCCCACGGCCGCTTCCTGCAACTGGCGACGAATGCCTTGTCGGACAGTTTCTTCTACGGGGCGCCGGTCTACCTGTCGCTCGAGGATTTCACCGAAGTGAAGGCCTCGGTGCTGCAGGTGACGCGTTCGCCGGGCAAGAAAGTGGTCTACCTGGGCTGCCTGCTGCTGGTGCTGGGCATCTTCTCGATGTTCTACATCCGCGAGCGCCGCATCTGGGTCTGGGTGAAGGAGCAGGATGGCGATGCGCACGCCCTGATGGCGATGAGCACCCAGCGCAAGACGCTCGACTTCGAGCGCGAGTTCGATGATTTGAAGACCAGGTTGCCGCAAGCGCCGGAAATCGGCGTAAGCTAG
- the lysA gene encoding diaminopimelate decarboxylase, which produces MSHFSYQDGVLHAESAPLSAIAQQFGTPTYVYSKAQLLQNFRGYAAPSQGRDALVCYAMKANSNLAILDILAREGAGFDIVSGGELLRVIAAGGDPGKVIFSGVGKTVAEIELALEKGILCFNVESIPELDRINEVAGRLGKRAPVSLRVNPNVDPKTHPYIATGLKASKFGVAFSDALQTYRTAAALPHLEVVGIDCHIGSQLLDDAPLLEALDKLIELIDTLALEGIHLHHLDVGGGLGIDYGTGDNAPVAIGDYVSRVFARVDAWRAEKHDGKPIKVIFEPGRSIVGNTGVLLMSVEFLKPGEEKNFCVIDAAMNDMARPALYQAWMDVKPVSPRDGAAVKYDLVGPVCESGDWLARDRELAVEPGDVLAMMAAGAYGFTMASNYNTRGRAAEVLVDGDRVHLIRRRETPAELFALETIVR; this is translated from the coding sequence ATGTCGCACTTCTCGTACCAAGACGGCGTCCTGCACGCCGAAAGCGCCCCCTTGTCCGCAATCGCCCAGCAGTTCGGCACCCCGACCTACGTCTATTCGAAAGCCCAGCTGCTGCAGAACTTCCGCGGTTATGCGGCGCCCAGCCAGGGACGTGACGCCCTGGTCTGCTACGCGATGAAGGCGAATTCGAACCTGGCCATCCTCGACATCCTGGCGCGCGAAGGCGCCGGCTTCGACATCGTCTCGGGCGGCGAACTGCTGCGCGTGATCGCCGCCGGCGGCGATCCGGGCAAGGTGATCTTCTCGGGCGTGGGCAAGACCGTGGCCGAGATCGAACTGGCGCTGGAAAAGGGCATCCTGTGCTTCAACGTCGAGTCGATTCCCGAACTGGACCGGATCAACGAAGTCGCCGGCCGCCTCGGCAAGCGCGCGCCGGTGTCGCTGCGCGTGAACCCGAACGTCGATCCGAAGACCCATCCCTACATCGCCACCGGCCTGAAGGCCAGCAAGTTCGGCGTGGCCTTCTCGGATGCGCTGCAGACCTACCGTACCGCGGCCGCCCTGCCGCACCTGGAAGTGGTCGGCATCGACTGCCACATCGGCTCGCAGCTGCTGGACGACGCGCCGCTGCTGGAAGCGCTGGACAAGCTGATCGAACTGATCGACACCCTGGCCCTCGAGGGCATCCACCTGCACCACCTGGACGTGGGCGGCGGCCTGGGCATCGACTACGGCACCGGCGACAACGCCCCGGTGGCGATCGGCGACTACGTCTCGCGCGTGTTCGCGCGCGTGGATGCCTGGCGCGCCGAGAAGCACGATGGCAAGCCGATCAAGGTCATCTTCGAACCGGGCCGCTCGATCGTCGGCAATACCGGCGTGCTGCTGATGTCGGTCGAATTCCTGAAGCCGGGCGAAGAAAAGAACTTCTGCGTGATCGACGCCGCCATGAACGACATGGCGCGCCCGGCACTGTACCAGGCCTGGATGGACGTCAAGCCCGTCAGCCCGCGCGACGGCGCCGCCGTGAAATACGACCTGGTGGGTCCGGTCTGCGAATCGGGCGACTGGCTGGCGCGTGACCGCGAACTGGCGGTCGAGCCGGGCGACGTGCTGGCCATGATGGCCGCCGGCGCCTACGGCTTCACCATGGCCTCGAACTACAACACCCGCGGCCGCGCGGCCGAGGTGCTGGTCGACGGCGACCGGGTCCACCTGATCCGCCGCCGCGAGACCCCGGCCGAGCTGTTCGCGCTGGAAACCATCGTCAGGTAA
- the cyaY gene encoding iron donor protein CyaY: MTETEFLDLAEATLNEIEQAFDRLFEQDVVDVECKRSGNVLEIEFVDNGSKIIVNSQAPLQEMWVAARAGGFHYKRVGDEWRNTRDDSELFASLSDYATQQGGAPVKLR, encoded by the coding sequence ATGACCGAAACCGAATTTTTGGACCTCGCCGAAGCCACCCTGAACGAGATCGAACAAGCCTTCGATCGCCTGTTCGAGCAGGACGTGGTCGACGTCGAATGCAAGCGCAGCGGCAACGTGCTGGAGATCGAATTCGTCGACAACGGTTCGAAAATCATCGTCAACAGCCAGGCCCCGCTGCAGGAGATGTGGGTCGCGGCCCGCGCCGGCGGCTTCCACTACAAGCGCGTCGGCGACGAGTGGCGCAATACGCGCGACGACAGCGAGCTGTTTGCCTCGCTGTCGGATTACGCCACGCAGCAGGGCGGGGCGCCGGTCAAGCTGCGCTGA